A region of Micromonospora chokoriensis DNA encodes the following proteins:
- a CDS encoding NADP-dependent oxidoreductase, with product MRAVGLHEFGGPEVLRVIELPEPHAGPGEVRVRVHAAAVNPSDTLLRSGVHASALAGVPGPYVPGMDVAGVVDEIGPGTVTDLSVGDRVMAMLLPVTPTPEGTLENSGGGYAEYVVRPAGWVVRAPAGVGHEAAATLPMNGLTALLALDQLALAAGSTLAVVGAAGALGGYLVQMASNAGLTVVADAAPADEALVRESGAAIVVARGPEVVNGIRAHFPDGVDAVADVALFGTALFDAVRDGGALLRIRQADEPGGYQAASTRGIRVLTPFVPDYAGRADKLDEIRRLAEAGVLVPRVAKSLPAAEAPDAHRRFAAGGVRGRLVLTF from the coding sequence GTGCGAGCTGTTGGTCTACATGAATTCGGCGGTCCGGAGGTGCTGCGCGTCATCGAACTGCCGGAACCGCACGCTGGTCCCGGCGAGGTTCGGGTACGCGTACACGCGGCGGCGGTGAACCCGTCCGACACCCTGCTGCGCTCCGGCGTGCACGCGTCGGCCCTGGCCGGGGTGCCGGGGCCCTACGTGCCCGGAATGGACGTCGCGGGCGTGGTCGACGAGATCGGCCCGGGTACGGTCACGGACCTCTCGGTCGGTGACCGGGTGATGGCGATGCTCCTCCCGGTGACCCCGACCCCGGAAGGCACCCTGGAGAACAGCGGTGGCGGTTATGCGGAGTACGTGGTGCGTCCGGCCGGCTGGGTCGTTCGCGCGCCAGCGGGCGTCGGTCATGAGGCGGCGGCGACGCTGCCGATGAACGGACTCACCGCACTGCTCGCGCTCGACCAGCTCGCGCTCGCGGCAGGGTCGACCCTGGCCGTGGTCGGGGCCGCCGGGGCGCTCGGCGGCTACCTGGTCCAGATGGCCAGCAACGCCGGGCTGACCGTGGTCGCCGACGCCGCCCCGGCCGACGAAGCTTTGGTCCGGGAGTCCGGTGCGGCCATCGTGGTGGCCAGAGGGCCCGAGGTCGTCAACGGTATCCGGGCGCACTTCCCGGACGGGGTGGACGCCGTCGCCGACGTGGCGCTGTTCGGAACGGCGCTGTTCGATGCCGTACGTGACGGTGGCGCCCTGCTTCGGATCCGCCAGGCCGACGAGCCCGGCGGCTACCAGGCCGCGAGTACCCGGGGCATCAGGGTCCTGACGCCGTTCGTACCCGACTACGCCGGCCGGGCGGACAAGCTGGACGAGATCCGTCGGCTCGCCGAGGCAGGTGTGCTCGTTCCGCGGGTGGCGAAGAGTCTGCCCGCCGCCGAGGCACCCGACGCGCACCGCCGATTCGCCGCCGGCGGTGTCCGCGGTCGACTCGTGCTCACCTTCTGA
- a CDS encoding SDR family NAD(P)-dependent oxidoreductase, with product MSTRFADKVILITGATSGMGRATAERVAAEGAKVVLAARGTEAGEAFAAELRSAGRDALFVPTDVTVEAEMARLVRQAVDHYGRLDGAFNNVGAATAYGPVTDIDGDAWGAELALNLTSVFHGLKHQIPALQASGGGSIVNNASNVGVTGMAGMAAYSAAKHGVVGLTRSAALDVATTGVRINALVTGGVDTPLLRGNMGPNPEEALRAAGAMHPVGRIGRPEEIAAFAAFLLSDEAPFVTGAALAIDGGLTAV from the coding sequence GTGTCCACCCGATTCGCAGACAAGGTCATTCTGATCACCGGTGCCACCTCCGGCATGGGCAGGGCCACCGCCGAGCGGGTCGCCGCCGAGGGCGCGAAGGTCGTCCTGGCGGCTCGCGGCACGGAGGCCGGCGAGGCGTTCGCCGCCGAACTGCGTTCCGCCGGACGCGACGCCCTCTTCGTGCCGACCGACGTGACGGTCGAGGCCGAGATGGCGCGGCTGGTTCGGCAGGCCGTCGACCACTACGGCCGGCTCGACGGTGCATTCAACAACGTCGGCGCGGCCACCGCGTACGGCCCGGTAACGGACATCGACGGTGACGCCTGGGGTGCCGAACTGGCCCTCAACCTCACCAGTGTCTTCCATGGCCTGAAGCACCAGATCCCGGCCCTGCAGGCCTCCGGCGGCGGTTCGATCGTGAACAACGCCTCCAACGTGGGTGTCACCGGCATGGCGGGCATGGCCGCCTACAGTGCGGCCAAGCACGGCGTTGTCGGGCTCACCCGGTCGGCGGCACTCGACGTGGCAACGACGGGCGTGCGGATCAACGCGCTCGTCACCGGTGGTGTCGACACCCCACTGCTGCGCGGCAACATGGGCCCGAACCCGGAGGAGGCACTCCGTGCCGCCGGCGCCATGCACCCCGTGGGCCGGATCGGAAGGCCCGAGGAAATCGCCGCGTTCGCGGCCTTCCTCCTCAGCGATGAAGCCCCGTTCGTCACCGGAGCCGCGCTCGCGATCGACGGCGGTCTGACCGCCGTCTGA
- a CDS encoding cytochrome P450, whose product MPVYKALPRLIRNTHQSLVDIANWSGGAVVRLGLGVSSAYLVTDPAHVQQVLQEKADIYPRGDDTALWRSVRRLVGDGILAEGETWAASRRTLGPLFRTTRIGPLVDTMAEAIATSVDELEVAAAAGTPIDVGSELSRIVSSAIMRVFFADRIDIEAALRIMAAQEVIVTAMGPRLLAPGVPWWIRLPGDRRFIAAVQTIDDILLPVLHEALQRPGDSDDVLSTLARARTSDGAPLGLKQMRDDLVSMVAVTTETSYVVLTWLWPVLANNPEVAGRLFAEVDHVIGDGPVRAENLRDLTYTRMVLDELLRLYPAGWILPRRAAEADVLGGVRIKKGASIILSPYATHRMSALWGETAEVFDPERFAPGRDEGRHRYAYYPFGGGRHRCLGEHLFALEAVLVVATFLSRFRFRLDDPAIPGTRVAASLRPARPVEMVLTRKAHAAA is encoded by the coding sequence ATTCCTGTCTACAAGGCACTGCCGCGGCTAATCCGCAACACGCACCAGTCGCTCGTCGACATCGCGAACTGGTCCGGCGGTGCCGTCGTACGCCTTGGACTGGGAGTGTCCAGCGCCTATCTCGTCACCGACCCGGCCCATGTGCAGCAGGTGCTGCAGGAGAAGGCCGACATCTACCCGCGAGGTGACGACACCGCACTGTGGCGGTCGGTACGGAGGCTGGTCGGAGACGGCATCCTCGCGGAGGGTGAGACCTGGGCGGCCAGCAGGAGGACACTCGGCCCGCTGTTCAGGACGACGCGCATCGGCCCACTGGTCGACACGATGGCCGAGGCCATCGCCACCTCGGTCGACGAGCTGGAGGTGGCGGCCGCTGCGGGAACGCCGATCGATGTCGGCTCCGAGCTGTCCCGGATCGTTTCCAGTGCCATCATGCGGGTCTTCTTCGCCGATCGAATCGACATCGAAGCCGCACTGCGGATCATGGCAGCGCAGGAGGTGATCGTTACCGCCATGGGACCGCGCCTGCTCGCGCCGGGCGTGCCGTGGTGGATCCGCCTGCCCGGCGACCGACGCTTCATCGCTGCGGTCCAAACCATCGACGACATCCTGCTGCCCGTCCTGCACGAGGCGCTCCAGCGACCAGGCGACAGCGACGACGTGTTGTCCACCCTGGCGCGAGCCCGGACCTCTGACGGAGCTCCGCTCGGGCTGAAGCAGATGCGCGACGACCTGGTGTCGATGGTCGCGGTCACGACGGAGACCTCGTACGTCGTGCTCACCTGGCTGTGGCCGGTCCTCGCCAACAACCCTGAGGTCGCCGGCCGGCTCTTCGCCGAGGTCGATCACGTCATCGGTGACGGTCCGGTCCGCGCCGAGAACCTGCGGGACCTCACCTACACCCGGATGGTGCTGGACGAACTCCTCCGGCTCTACCCGGCCGGCTGGATTCTGCCCCGTCGCGCGGCCGAGGCGGACGTGCTCGGCGGAGTACGGATCAAGAAGGGGGCGAGCATCATCCTCTCGCCGTACGCCACGCATCGGATGTCCGCTCTGTGGGGCGAGACGGCGGAGGTCTTCGACCCCGAGCGTTTCGCGCCGGGTCGTGACGAGGGCCGCCACCGGTACGCGTACTACCCCTTCGGAGGCGGGCGACACCGCTGTCTGGGCGAGCACCTGTTCGCACTCGAGGCCGTTCTCGTCGTGGCGACCTTCCTGAGCCGGTTCCGGTTCCGTCTGGACGATCCCGCCATTCCCGGCACGAGGGTCGCCGCCTCGCTCCGTCCCGCACGTCCCGTGGAAATGGTCCTGACGCGGAAAGCTCACGCCGCCGCATGA
- a CDS encoding terpene synthase family protein — protein MPVPTTTVADGLAAAAEEGRICVLAARGHRDLQQCVSVYPTLFPSPPVDGAMLGALALSTAFIAPWCTAEQLRIANRASLWVTAEDWMVDSVATSLDSVKTIASACVAVAGGATPAAGDALGRFLAEIRDELAAAPAFAGARSLWRDEVDRMLTAEVVEWQWRAARAADDRQLPTFVEYLDNADNYGASFVNVSHWLATADEETLGHLPELTAASREVQKILRLVNDMASYERDLKTGDLNALMLGVDRDEINRHVAERIDACRALLQELESTCAREARYLAREVGFTSGFYRGTDYWGTVER, from the coding sequence ATGCCTGTGCCCACCACCACCGTCGCCGACGGCCTCGCGGCAGCTGCGGAAGAGGGACGCATCTGCGTCCTCGCCGCTCGGGGCCATCGAGACCTACAGCAGTGCGTCTCGGTGTATCCGACCCTGTTTCCCAGCCCACCGGTCGACGGCGCCATGCTGGGCGCGCTGGCGCTGTCGACGGCGTTCATAGCGCCGTGGTGCACGGCGGAGCAGCTTCGCATCGCCAACCGGGCGTCGCTGTGGGTCACCGCGGAGGACTGGATGGTCGACTCTGTTGCGACGTCCCTGGATTCCGTGAAGACGATCGCCTCCGCGTGCGTCGCGGTGGCCGGCGGCGCCACGCCGGCGGCCGGAGACGCGCTCGGTCGGTTCCTCGCCGAGATTCGCGACGAGTTGGCCGCCGCACCCGCCTTCGCCGGCGCTCGGTCGCTGTGGCGGGACGAGGTCGACAGGATGCTCACCGCCGAGGTCGTGGAGTGGCAGTGGCGAGCCGCCAGGGCGGCCGACGACCGTCAGCTGCCGACGTTCGTGGAATACCTCGACAACGCCGACAACTACGGCGCGTCCTTCGTCAACGTGTCCCACTGGCTCGCCACCGCCGACGAGGAGACCCTGGGCCACCTCCCCGAACTGACAGCGGCCAGTCGCGAGGTCCAGAAGATCCTGCGTCTGGTCAACGACATGGCCAGCTATGAACGCGATCTCAAGACCGGGGATCTCAACGCCCTCATGCTCGGCGTCGACAGGGACGAGATCAACCGCCACGTCGCCGAGCGGATCGACGCGTGTCGCGCGCTGCTGCAGGAGCTGGAGAGCACGTGCGCGCGGGAAGCCCGTTACCTGGCCCGGGAGGTCGGGTTCACCAGTGGTTTCTACCGCGGCACGGACTATTGGGGCACCGTTGAACGTTGA
- a CDS encoding prenyltransferase/squalene oxidase repeat-containing protein — MLRDPAGQMSPSTYETGRLVSLAPWLTGHEERVRHLLRNQRLDGGWGPPEGYALVPTLSATEALLAVLIRSPADVLVDAVDRGLLWLRSWLATTHTIPDTPAIDLIVPALTDAINEHLGCRDIPRGLVHWQAGPRLPLPYGMDDKRLDVVRGIIAAGAPVPEKLLHALEVVGDIAHHAVGIQPLPPGVIGASPAATAAWLGAAGEAGGHGWVRAHLESVIRRHDGLAPCATPLGVFERAWVVGSLTRAGIAVPPVPDLVDSLTADLTSVGTPAGPGLPPDADTTSVTLYALSRLGVPTDPSSLWGFETDAGFCTWPGEDGFSVTTNAHVLDALSQHAASQSDAAPRYRSAVRRLVDALRSCQLPDGSWQDRWHASPYYATVCCTLALADAAPSAAAESLTRAVRWVVATQQQDGSWGRWNGSLEETAYAMQILAVAGRDLPAADSALDRGLSYLGGASANPKEGPALWHDKDLYHPTKIVRAAVLAAQHLATERHPRATVNDDLGTCPT, encoded by the coding sequence ATGCTGCGGGATCCGGCCGGGCAGATGTCCCCGTCCACCTACGAGACCGGCCGGCTCGTGAGCCTGGCTCCCTGGTTGACCGGCCACGAGGAACGGGTGCGGCACCTGCTGCGCAACCAGCGACTCGACGGCGGATGGGGCCCGCCGGAGGGGTACGCCCTGGTGCCGACGTTGAGCGCCACGGAGGCTCTCCTCGCCGTGCTGATCAGGTCTCCCGCCGACGTGCTGGTCGACGCAGTCGACCGTGGGCTGCTGTGGCTCAGGAGTTGGCTGGCGACCACGCACACCATCCCGGACACGCCGGCGATCGACCTCATCGTGCCGGCGCTGACCGACGCCATCAACGAGCACCTGGGGTGCCGCGACATCCCGCGCGGCCTGGTCCATTGGCAGGCGGGTCCTCGGCTGCCGCTGCCGTACGGCATGGATGACAAGAGACTCGACGTCGTGCGGGGCATCATCGCGGCAGGCGCGCCGGTGCCCGAGAAACTGCTGCACGCGTTGGAGGTCGTCGGTGACATCGCCCACCACGCCGTGGGCATCCAACCGCTGCCGCCAGGCGTCATCGGTGCGTCGCCAGCCGCCACCGCTGCGTGGTTGGGTGCGGCGGGAGAGGCCGGTGGGCATGGCTGGGTACGCGCACACCTGGAATCCGTCATTCGGCGGCACGACGGGCTCGCCCCCTGCGCGACGCCGCTCGGCGTTTTCGAGCGTGCGTGGGTCGTCGGTTCCCTCACACGGGCCGGCATCGCCGTACCCCCGGTTCCGGACCTGGTCGACAGTCTGACGGCGGATCTGACATCGGTGGGGACACCAGCCGGCCCAGGCCTGCCGCCCGACGCGGATACCACCTCGGTCACTCTGTACGCGCTGTCGCGGCTGGGCGTACCGACTGACCCGAGTAGCCTGTGGGGATTCGAGACGGATGCCGGATTCTGCACCTGGCCGGGCGAGGACGGCTTCTCGGTCACCACCAACGCCCACGTCCTGGACGCCCTGAGCCAGCACGCGGCTTCGCAGTCGGACGCCGCGCCACGCTACCGCTCTGCGGTCCGGCGGCTGGTCGATGCGCTGCGATCCTGCCAACTTCCGGACGGCAGCTGGCAGGATCGATGGCATGCTTCTCCCTACTACGCGACCGTCTGCTGCACGCTGGCTCTGGCCGATGCCGCCCCATCCGCGGCTGCGGAGTCGCTGACCCGCGCGGTGCGGTGGGTGGTAGCCACCCAGCAGCAGGACGGCTCCTGGGGTCGCTGGAACGGATCGTTGGAGGAGACGGCGTACGCGATGCAGATCCTCGCCGTTGCGGGGCGGGACCTACCGGCCGCTGATTCGGCCCTCGACCGAGGCCTGTCCTATCTCGGCGGTGCGAGCGCGAACCCGAAGGAGGGCCCCGCGTTGTGGCACGACAAGGATCTCTATCACCCCACGAAGATCGTCCGTGCCGCTGTTCTTGCCGCGCAGCATCTCGCGACGGAGCGCCACCCGCGGGCCACGGTCAACGACGACCTGGGGACGTGCCCGACGTGA
- a CDS encoding DUF4241 domain-containing protein, protein MQDDPVDYDERFASGTGVNGAECVIERTWLLLPTGRVVATDPLGGRYDDLPAPFVQVVPPGRYRVDLLVMDGLIAAARLCVRDESAASWEEALPANLCDGGDAAAAGYDVNAGAGCFTDEETFRRLAEVSGSGWQLTLLEDLAWMRDGPTVIPRSEVDGSSGDEGDENVLVAFPSGEGDGTYRTLVGRTRGGEIACFVTDFLPHDA, encoded by the coding sequence GTGCAGGACGATCCGGTCGACTACGACGAGAGGTTCGCGTCCGGTACGGGTGTCAACGGTGCGGAGTGCGTGATCGAACGCACGTGGCTTCTGTTGCCGACCGGTCGAGTTGTCGCTACTGATCCCCTCGGAGGGCGGTACGACGACCTACCGGCCCCCTTCGTCCAGGTGGTACCACCCGGCCGCTATCGGGTGGACCTTCTGGTGATGGACGGACTCATCGCAGCCGCACGGCTCTGTGTCCGGGACGAGTCGGCGGCGAGCTGGGAGGAGGCGTTGCCGGCGAACCTCTGCGACGGCGGCGATGCGGCAGCCGCCGGGTACGACGTCAATGCCGGTGCAGGGTGTTTCACTGACGAGGAGACCTTCCGCAGGCTCGCTGAGGTGTCCGGCAGCGGCTGGCAGTTGACGCTCCTGGAGGATCTTGCCTGGATGCGCGACGGGCCCACCGTCATACCGCGCTCCGAGGTGGATGGCTCCTCGGGGGATGAGGGTGACGAGAACGTTCTCGTCGCGTTTCCCTCCGGGGAGGGCGACGGGACGTACCGAACCTTGGTCGGCCGCACGCGGGGCGGAGAGATCGCCTGCTTCGTGACCGACTTCCTCCCACACGACGCGTAG
- a CDS encoding helix-turn-helix transcriptional regulator: MNDLGAALRAWRDRTDPAVVGLTNVSPRRVVGLRRGELAALAGISPEYVARLEQGRAATPSVQVCTSLARALRLSDDEEAHLMRLAGFAADPGRIPHLIPSSLHRVIDHLGDTPVAVYDAVWRLLHWNRLFAAVFGDPTDTTADDRNALIVQFESRNPRVRQTDTERAYFEQSLVADLRATSARYPNDPDVAALISRMADNDRFCHLWALRAVANHESAHKTAVHPDVGAIPLDANVLTTQNSDLRLVVLTPRPHTAAREKLDRLG; the protein is encoded by the coding sequence ATGAATGACCTCGGAGCGGCGCTGCGGGCCTGGCGGGATCGCACGGACCCGGCCGTGGTCGGTCTCACGAACGTGTCACCTCGCCGCGTCGTCGGACTACGACGCGGCGAGCTGGCAGCACTGGCCGGCATCTCCCCCGAGTACGTGGCACGCCTCGAACAGGGCCGCGCCGCCACACCGTCGGTGCAGGTGTGCACCTCCCTGGCCCGCGCGTTACGACTCTCCGACGACGAGGAGGCGCACCTGATGCGCCTGGCCGGCTTCGCCGCGGACCCGGGCCGGATACCCCACCTGATCCCCAGCAGCCTGCACCGCGTCATCGACCACCTCGGCGACACCCCGGTGGCCGTCTACGACGCCGTCTGGCGGCTGCTGCACTGGAACCGGTTGTTCGCGGCCGTCTTCGGCGATCCCACGGACACCACCGCCGACGATCGCAACGCCCTGATCGTGCAGTTCGAATCCCGAAACCCCCGTGTCCGACAGACCGACACCGAGCGCGCCTACTTCGAGCAGTCGTTGGTGGCCGACCTGCGCGCCACCAGCGCCCGCTATCCCAACGACCCCGACGTGGCGGCGCTGATCTCACGCATGGCCGACAACGACAGGTTCTGCCACCTCTGGGCCCTGCGCGCGGTGGCCAATCACGAGAGCGCGCACAAGACCGCCGTACACCCGGACGTGGGCGCCATCCCGCTCGACGCGAACGTCCTGACCACCCAGAACAGCGACCTGCGCCTCGTCGTCCTCACCCCTCGGCCCCACACCGCCGCTCGCGAGAAACTGGATCGACTGGGCTGA
- a CDS encoding VOC family protein, whose product MRWYEDVLGIAPIGVTISATNPAIGAVVEVENASMRASFALAGDNVLLELIQYDSPQPRPFTGRNCDVGVMHLCFEVDDLDAAHRELVERGVHVNAEPVVLQDGDGVETGTLAGTKILYLRDPDGIQLELFQLPA is encoded by the coding sequence GTGCGGTGGTACGAGGACGTCCTCGGCATCGCCCCGATCGGCGTGACCATCTCGGCGACGAACCCGGCCATCGGTGCGGTCGTCGAGGTGGAGAACGCGTCGATGCGGGCGTCGTTCGCGCTGGCCGGTGACAACGTCCTTCTGGAGCTCATCCAGTACGACAGCCCGCAGCCGAGGCCCTTCACCGGGCGCAACTGCGACGTCGGGGTGATGCACCTGTGCTTCGAGGTCGACGACCTCGACGCGGCGCACCGCGAGCTGGTGGAGCGGGGCGTGCACGTCAACGCCGAGCCGGTCGTGCTCCAGGACGGCGACGGCGTCGAGACGGGCACACTGGCCGGGACGAAGATCCTCTATCTCCGCGACCCCGACGGGATCCAGCTGGAACTGTTCCAGCTGCCCGCCTAG